From a region of the Danio aesculapii chromosome 4, fDanAes4.1, whole genome shotgun sequence genome:
- the LOC130223534 gene encoding LOW QUALITY PROTEIN: pseudouridylate synthase PUS7L-like (The sequence of the model RefSeq protein was modified relative to this genomic sequence to represent the inferred CDS: inserted 1 base in 1 codon), with the protein IDTNRQLVNSVNIQEERPSQATRRIDKLIPSKPDDTDLNLILGPSVNRELEHFTNKLKVKPCSDDQEKVELLLGTFPDKHMRAVVHRAVRFNFPFLQTLTNQSKIRVREDPDFQGLAGLASEEXAEGFFRFIDAKTPGSVFTFLPDDSKEHRTSVHHFVSRRFGKLVETKSFVDQQKTCFTARLRERGKQAKKRTMTDFHMQEESLYTAFMLREEDLETLEAISYMAAVLGVLPSDFTYAGIKDKRAITYQAMVVKKISPERLLEKGSEFERRGMQISHVRPAFEALKLGRLQGNHFELVIRDLKHHGKHGLAELPQLIEEAVENVKNKGFVNYYGPQRFGSGSCVQADQVGLALLKENMEASVKLFFTPEDDDDLQNKAKRHFLHTGNAKESLALMPAYKARERLMLRALHRYGSGQEGCTRGWLSLPHSMRVFYLHSYCSRVWNQAAKYRLQNLGFKPVQGDLVWAESVKGLKDATEELSAPQIHVVTSDEEKNEVFSLDQVILPMPGNSVKYPENLLGQWYQDRLAQDGLECCRFRVTPLKLNVPGCYRPLLAKPLNITYSLQTSSSDESNTHCLSLNFDLEASCYATVCLGEIMKTNLS; encoded by the exons ATAGACACCAATAGACAACTTGTTAACAGTGTAAATATTCAAGAAGAAAGACCTTCTCAAGCTACAAGAAGGATTGATAAATTAATACCATCTAAACCAGATGACACTGATCTGAATCTAATCTTGGGTCCAAGTGTGAACAGGGAATTGGAGCATTTTACTAATAAACTGAAAGTGAAACCCTGTTCAGATGATCAAGAAAAGGTGGAACTGTTGTTGGGAACTTTTCCTGATAAACACATGAGAGCTGTGGTCCACAGAGCGGTTCGATTCAACTTCCCCTTCCTCCAGACGCTGACCAACCAATCTAAGATCCGGGTCAGAGAAGATCCAGACTTCCAGGGGCTCGCCGGTTTGGCCTCCGAAG AAGCTGAGGGGTTTTTCAGGTTTATTGATGCCAAAACACCTGGTTCTGTGTTCACATTTCTGCCCGATGACAGCAAGGAGCATCGGACGTCAGTTCATCATTTTGTTAGCAGGCGTTTTGGGAAGCTTGTGGAAACCAAGAGCTTCGTAGACCAGCAGAAGACTTGCTTTACGGCAAGACTGAGGGAGAGAGGCAAACAAGCCAAGAAGAGAACAATGACAGACTTTCATATGCAGGAGGAGAGTTTATACACAG CTTTTATGCTGCGCGAGGAGGACCTGGAGACTCTGGAGGCCATCAGCTACATGGCTGCAGTACTCGGAGTGCTTCCCTCTGATTTTACTTATGCAGGAATTAAAGACAAGAGAGCCATTACTTACCAGGCCATGGTGGTGAAAAAGATCTCTCCAGAGCG GTTGCTGGAGAAAGGCTCAGAGTTTGAGAGGAGGGGAATGCAGATCTCTCATGTCCGTCCTGCATTTGAAGCTCTTAAGCTTGGCAGACTGCAGGGAAATCACTTTGAGCTGGTCATCAGGGACCTGAAGCATCATGGGAAACATGGTCTTGCAGAGCTGCCACAGCTTATAGAGGAAGCAGTGGAAAATGTGAag AACAAAGGCTTTGTGAATTATTATGGTCCTCAGCGGTTTGGAAGTGGATCGTGTGTCCAAGCAGATCAAGTAGGGCTTGCGCTGTTGAAGGAGAATATG GAGGCTTCAGTTAAGCTGTTCTTCACCCCAGAGGATGACGATGACCTCCAGAACAAGGCTAAACGTCATTTTCTTCACACAG GAAATGCCAAGGAGAGCTTGGCACTGATGCCAGCGTATAAAGCCAGAGAGCGGCTCATGCTGCGGGCTCTCCACCGGTACGGCAGTGGACAGGAGGGTTGCACCCGTGGCTGGCTCAGTTTACCCCACAGCATGAGGGTCTTCTACCTTCACTCCTACTGCAGCAGAGTGTGGAACCAAGCAGCCAAATACCGGCTCCAAAATCTGGGCTTTAAGCCTGTTCAGGGTGATCTGGTTTGGGCTGAGTCTGTAAAAGGGCTCAAAGATGCCACAGAGGAGCTCAGCGCTCCACAG ATCCATGTTGTGACTTCAGATGAGGAGAAGAATGAGGTTTTCTCATTAGATCAG GTGATTCTTCCTATGCCAGGAAATAGTGTCAAGTATCCAGAAAACCTTTTGGGTCAATGGTATCAAGACCGATTGGCTCAGGACGGTTTAGAGTGCTGCCGATTCAGAGTGACTCCCCTTAAACTCAACGTTCCTGGATGTTATCGACCGCTGCTCGCTAAGCCACTGAACATCACATATAGCCTGCAGACGAGTTCATCAGACGAGTCTAACACACACTGTCTGTCACTAAACTTTGACCTGGAGGCGTCCTGCTACGCTACTGTGTGTCTCGGAGAGATTATGAAGACTAATCTTTCATAG